One region of Chryseobacterium sp. SORGH_AS_0447 genomic DNA includes:
- a CDS encoding nucleoid-associated protein codes for MFSKIVVHRVGNKINGESLILSQEELQLEEGMAEMLENYFLGSFKSEETFHFYSDSYLVNNPVYSSVSEIFDDKAKFMWEAENIAKHLFEAAENPRVQGGELFIVYFEDEREGTERVDKIGIFKTEKRESFLKISPQEENFEIEKDQGIGLSKIDKAALIYNNDKETGYVLSVVDNNKNGDMYYWFEDFLKVKQRDDEYFHTQEALMVYKDYITKQLPQEFEVSKADQADFLNKSINFFKEKEEFKLDEFASEVLGDEHVIESFNNFKTDYEQDMQINIAEEFPISEAAVKKTQRHFKSIIKLDKNFHIYIHGDRQKIAQGEDENGKYYMLYFDKEV; via the coding sequence ATGTTTTCAAAAATCGTAGTACACAGAGTAGGAAATAAAATCAACGGAGAATCATTAATTCTTTCGCAGGAAGAGCTGCAGCTGGAAGAAGGAATGGCAGAAATGCTGGAGAACTATTTTTTAGGTTCTTTCAAATCGGAAGAGACTTTTCATTTTTACAGTGATTCCTATCTGGTGAATAATCCGGTATACAGCTCGGTTTCTGAGATTTTTGATGACAAGGCAAAATTCATGTGGGAGGCCGAAAATATTGCCAAGCACCTTTTTGAAGCAGCCGAAAACCCGCGCGTTCAGGGTGGGGAACTGTTTATTGTTTATTTTGAAGACGAAAGGGAAGGAACCGAAAGGGTAGATAAAATCGGGATCTTTAAAACCGAAAAAAGAGAATCTTTCCTGAAAATTTCGCCTCAGGAAGAAAATTTTGAAATCGAAAAAGACCAGGGAATCGGTCTGTCTAAGATTGACAAAGCAGCCCTCATCTACAACAATGATAAGGAGACCGGATATGTGCTTTCCGTGGTGGATAACAACAAAAACGGTGATATGTACTACTGGTTTGAAGATTTCCTGAAGGTGAAACAGCGGGACGACGAATATTTTCATACGCAGGAAGCCTTAATGGTTTATAAAGATTACATCACGAAGCAGCTGCCCCAGGAATTCGAAGTTTCAAAGGCCGATCAGGCAGATTTCCTGAACAAGTCCATCAATTTCTTTAAGGAAAAAGAAGAATTCAAGCTTGACGAATTTGCAAGCGAAGTATTGGGGGATGAGCACGTGATCGAAAGTTTTAATAATTTTAAAACCGATTACGAACAGGATATGCAGATCAATATTGCGGAAGAATTTCCAATCAGCGAAGCTGCCGTAAAAAAAACGCAGCGGCATTTTAAAAGCATTATCAAACTGGATAAGAACTTCCACATCTACATTCACGGCGACCGGCAGAAGATCGCGCAGGGAGAAGATGAGAACGGAAAATATTATATGCTGTATTTCGATAAAGAAGTTTAA